In Pirellulales bacterium, a single window of DNA contains:
- a CDS encoding pentapeptide repeat-containing protein — protein sequence MPVPKFIDDPAFRDLREYDFQHFREHTEGRERIDFSGADLRAVDLSQVDVSKLILRDAYLRDADLRGLDLRDIDLEGCSLHNAKIGGAYFPKNISPQEIANSVQFGTRIRTGV from the coding sequence ATGCCTGTACCGAAGTTTATTGATGATCCCGCGTTTCGCGACCTGCGCGAGTACGACTTCCAGCACTTCCGGGAGCATACGGAAGGACGCGAACGGATCGATTTCTCCGGCGCCGACTTGCGGGCGGTCGACCTGAGCCAGGTCGATGTATCGAAGTTGATTCTGCGCGACGCTTACTTGCGAGATGCCGATCTTCGCGGCCTCGACTTGCGCGATATCGACCTCGAAGGCTGTTCGCTGCACAACGCCAAGATTGGCGGCGCGTACTTCCCCAAAAATATTTCACCGCAAGAAATCGCCAACAGCGTGCAATTCGGCACGCGGATTCGCACCGGAGTCTGA